CTCTTTTTTGAAAACAAATAACCCTTTCGTAATACTTCCCAGGAACAAAAAACCATGTGGTTCATCAAAAAATGCCGTTACGAAATTGAGGTTCTCAAAATCGAAACCCTTTAAGATTAACCGGGTGGTCAGGTTTCCGTTTGCCGTCGGCGTAAGGCTGTAAAAGCATTTGTTCAGATAAAGAAAAGCCTGGCGGGATATATTGTTCCAAAACAGGCGGGGACTCGTTTTTCGGGAAGAATAATGGCTGTTCGCTACAATATCGCCTCCGATCAGAGCGCTTTGCGTAACTTCGCCTATCTTTTTGAAATTTCCCCCGCTATCTACCCCGTAAGGTTTGGCGTTAAGCAACATGACGTTTTTGAAAGGGCCTTTTGAGCTGTAAAGTTGTTTACCGTCGCGAAAACAGGTAACCTGGTCGTTTTGCCAGATGTAGGATGTCCGGCCATCGGCGGTGAAAAAATAGTGCTCATAAAATGGATCTATATGGTACTGCGCAGGCAAGCCGGCCAGTATACTGTTGTGCCTGATCGTACTGCTGACAAATGGATTACGCTTCCGGTAACGGTCATAGAAAGTAGTGTCGACAGAAACCAATCCGTTCGGAAGGACACCCATATATTCATTTTTTTCCGTGATGGCATAAAACAGGTATTGCTGATGCTTTGCACCGTCCGCAACAGCTGGGACGAACCCTCTGAGACGATTCGTTGACATTGGCAACACCGATCTTTCAAAAGTTACGAATCTGCGCCCATCGAAGCGGACGAGACCGGCCTCGGTTGTAAGCCAGATAAACCCGTTTCGGTCCCCGCTCAGCGCTTTCACGCTGTTTTGAGGAAGCCCGTTTTCGTCGTTGAAATGCTGCATCCAGTACCCTTGCGGCGGCTGCTGGCCCGGCGCAGGCAACCCTGTCAGCACAAAAATTGACCCCAATAGTAGCATGGGTAGAAAACCTGCTTTCATCATGCCGCTTACAAAAGATTAGAGTTCAAGACGTCCCTGACAACTACATTATTCGTTTACCTTAAAATATTTTGTCAGTTCCAGTAGGTTGGTTATCCCGAGCTTTTCAAAAATTTTAGATTTATAAATGCTGATCGACGAGGCTGAAAGGTGTAGTGTTTCGCCGATCGCCTTGGTGGAATGCCCTTTGACCAAAAGCTGAGCCACATCCAGTTCTTTTCCTGAAAGCTTGTCGATCACCGTATCCTGCGTGTCCCTGGAATTCAGTAACTGGTGAAAAACGTGCTGCATCACCTCGGGACTTGCATAAACGCGCCCGCCAAGGACCTGATCCACCGCCCTGGTAAAATCCTCATTGATAGATGTTTTGGAAATGTACCCATTGGCGCCAGCTTTCAGGAAAGGTAATGCATACAAATGCTCATCATAGCTCGAACACACCAGAATTGGCAGCTCCGGCTGCCGCAGCCTGGCCGAGCTGACCATACTCACCTTATCGCCTCCGGGCAGGTTAATGTCCATGATCAGCAAGTCGAACCTGCGTTTTTCCAGGATCGCGATGGTCTTGGAAAAATCAGCCGTGCACGTGACCACCATATCCGGATTGTGGGTAGTCAACAAAAACTGCATTCCTGCCGATACGAGCGGGTGGTCCTCTGCGATAATGATCTGAATGCTCATTCTAAATGGACTAAAAATTGATTTCCGACTGTGCCCGGCAATAATATAAAAAATTCGTTCATCGTAGTACTTCTATAAATTATTAAATTTATTTAATAAAAAACAGCACAGATTTTAGCTAACCATCCAATCTTTCGCAATGCCGTCCCCGGTTATACGCATTACCTTTACGCACGACGGGCTTATGAAATATACCCCTGACAAGGTATAACAGACCATCGCAATCATAAGTAAATGGATTGATTTTGTAACATAGAGTACCTGATCATCTCCCGGTCCTGCCGGGAGATATGATTTGCAGCCCGGTTCCCACGCCAACCCACTGCCTTTCTTTTTGAAGGCCGGAGATTTTTTTTCAGGAATGAAACTGTAATAGCGTCATGCCCGCACCACTATTGTCCGTCAGATAAAGTTTGCAGCGTAGCCGGAAACCGATGGGGGGTGAGGGCTTATAAGGTAGCACCGGCATAGGTTATGAGCCGGTAACTAACTACTGGGTAAAGACGGCAATCGCCGGGGGAAATGAGCTTGTCCGTCTAAGCCAGCGCCCGGACGTGATGGCAAACGTAAGGTTCACCGGAGAGAATCGAGTTGACGCACACAGCAAGATCGCTGGCTCCGCCACTTTTAATAAGAAACCCTTTGACGCCGCTGCGGATTAGCGAACTGGCAAACTTAAAGCCCGGATTGTGCGCATAATACAGGATCACCGCGGCCATGGGGTTATTCTTAATGGCTTTTTTCAATGCACTGCGGTCAATTTCAGGTTGTTCTTCCGACAGGCCGATGATAATGATGTCGACAGCCTCCTGCTGTATCCCGCCCGAGAAAGATTGAATACTCCCTGTTTCCAACATGACTACATTTTCAAACTGACTTGTTAGTATGGTCCTGATACCCGTACGAAATACCGGATGGTTATCAATGAGTGCAATCGTCATGCCTGGAATATTTTTGTTTTGAACGTTGATCTCAATTATTTCCGGGCTCTTGCAGGTAGCATACAGCTGCTATTTCTATTAATTAAGCCAGATCAGCATGCCTGTAAACCAGCAGATGCGAGTGTAAGCTAATCCCGGATCAAATCTCAGGACAAATGTATCTGACGGGCTTTGATTCAGCATTGCAAAAAATTGAAATGTCAATTAAAAACCATGCATTCGTGATTTAAAAAAATTAAGTGCAAAAATCAACTAGTTCTACGATAAAGCTCGATAACCTTCAACAGCTTCGACTCATGACCTGATCCTGCTCCTTTCAATGCGTGTTAGTGTACGATTGATGAGAACGATGACAATTTTTATGTTTAAATTGGTTACATAAAATCATCGCCACTTGCACATGAAACTAAGACTGACATTGGCAATGCTGACCTTTACGCTCGTTTCCCATGCTCAAGGCGTTGCGGTCAATTCGGATGGGACGCACTCTCATATTATCAATAACGGTGCCACTTCTGTCATCGTAAATTCTAACGGAACGCACGCTACTGCTTTTCACAATGGCAATACCTCGATCATCGTAAACCCGAACGGAACGCACGCTACTGCTTTTCACAATGGTAATACATCGGTTATCGTGAACCCTGACGGGACACATTCCACCGCTTTTCGCAACGGAAATACGTCGGTCGTGTTCAATCCGAACGGAACCACTTCCAGCGTCTTTCACAATGACGCTCCCCGGGATAAAGTGGGAACTGAGTCTTTGGACAGGCCCTTTTATGGCTATGCCCGCCCGTGGCCGAGAGGCCCCGTAGTGCCCGACGCCGCGTATGTGGACCTGTCCCAATGGAAATCGGGACCTGTTATTCGGGTCCGCGTTAAAAAATACAGGTAGTCCGCTGCCGCGGGGAAGTTGCCTGCTCATTTACCGGCTTCATCTTAAAATAGGTGTAGATACATGATGGACAAATGATTAATAAGAATCTCCGGAATATCAGCCACAGTAGTGAACAGCCAGGTGACGCAACCATTTTCAAAATGGAAACAGTTGAAAATGATTTTCGGAACAAATCTTACTTAAATAACAGCTGCGAAAATTCAAATAAATCGTGCCGCCACACCGGCCAGGTATGTCCGCCGCGGTACTCGCTGTATTTGTATTTAATCCCCAGCTCGTCATACTTCGAAAGCATGATCTTGCAATTCTTGTAGGCAATGTCTTCCGATCCGCCCATTGAGATCCAGAAGTTTTTGAGATTGCTATTGATGGTCGTTGCGTTGGTTTTGGCAAATTCGTAATGCGGGCCGGACAAGGCATCGTTGTTCGCAAACCAGCCCGAACTGAATACGCCCAGTGACGAAAACAAATCCGTGTTTTTCACACCCGCATATAACGTTTGTATGCCACCCATGGAAAGGCCCGCAAGAGCCCGGTGCGCCGCATCAGCCTGCACCCGTAAGCTGCTTTCAACGAAGGGTATCGCGCCCATTTTCAATTCACTTTCGAAAATTTTCAAAAAACCATCACCCGCTGTTGCCATACTGCCAGGCCCCATCGGATTGCCCGGATT
This Dyadobacter sp. UC 10 DNA region includes the following protein-coding sequences:
- a CDS encoding response regulator transcription factor gives rise to the protein MSIQIIIAEDHPLVSAGMQFLLTTHNPDMVVTCTADFSKTIAILEKRRFDLLIMDINLPGGDKVSMVSSARLRQPELPILVCSSYDEHLYALPFLKAGANGYISKTSINEDFTRAVDQVLGGRVYASPEVMQHVFHQLLNSRDTQDTVIDKLSGKELDVAQLLVKGHSTKAIGETLHLSASSISIYKSKIFEKLGITNLLELTKYFKVNE
- a CDS encoding response regulator, whose product is MTIALIDNHPVFRTGIRTILTSQFENVVMLETGSIQSFSGGIQQEAVDIIIIGLSEEQPEIDRSALKKAIKNNPMAAVILYYAHNPGFKFASSLIRSGVKGFLIKSGGASDLAVCVNSILSGEPYVCHHVRALA